The proteins below are encoded in one region of Engraulis encrasicolus isolate BLACKSEA-1 chromosome 1, IST_EnEncr_1.0, whole genome shotgun sequence:
- the LOC134456692 gene encoding B-cell receptor CD22-like: MTFPQLTVIVLLLSQISDAGTDTAEAEDGSDGSCSCGGPPGPPGPPGPPGPPGFMPPGAYPPMPGPPGPPGPSGLPGFPGMPGRPGPGQERFWGPYCEDSIRATSELKVRITPDNITEGQNVNLTCDYACTLRSTPNIVWYKNSQRLARENVTINNTLFLHPISSEDAGSYSCGVEGYEDDLSPAVGLIVRYAPKFVLASVSPPGEVMEGSLVTLTCSSDGHPAVDNYTWYKKAMAEPLLIGPGKNHKLPDISLDDSGLYYCVAANELGEGSSPSVPIAVSSS, from the exons ACACAGCTGAGGCTGAAGATGGCTCCGATGGGTCGTGTAGTTGTGGTGGACCCCCTGGCCCCCCTGGTCCTCCTGGTCCACCTGGGCCTCCTGGGTTTATGCCTCCTGGGGCGTATCCCCCTATGCCTGGTCCCCCTGGTCCCCCTGGTCCCTCTGGTCTCCCTGGCTTTCCTGGCATGCCTGGCCGTCCAGGTCCTGGACAAGAACGGTTCTGGGGGCCATACTGTGAGGACAGCATTCGAGCCACCTCAG aactgAAGGTGAGAATAACTCCAGATAACATCACTGAGGGCCAGAATGTCAATTTGACTTGCGACTACGCTTGCACTCTACGCTCCACACCCAACATTGTCTGGTACAAGAACTCCCAGCGTCTGGCTCGAGAGAACGTCACCATCAACAATACACTGTTCCTCCACCCAATCAGCAGCGAGGATGCAGGCAGCTACTCCTGTGGTGTAGAGGGCTATGAGGACGATCTCTCCCCAGCTGTCGGCCTCATTGTCAGAT ATGCTCCAAAGTTTGTCTTGGCTTCAGTCAGTCCACCTGGTGAAGTAATGGAGGGTAGTTTggtgactctgacctgcagcagtgatgGCCACCCAGCAGTGGACAACTACACCTGGTACAAGAAGGCAATGGCTGAACCTCTTCTGATAGGACCAGGCAAGAACCACAAGCTCCCGGATATCAGCTTGGACGACAGTGGCCTTTACTACTGTGTTGCAGCAAATGAACTCGGTGAAGGCTCTTCCCCCTCTGTGCCCATAGCCGTCTCTA GTAGCTAA